The Microbacterium foliorum genome has a window encoding:
- a CDS encoding FliH/SctL family protein, with product MSIVLDSAFTPLAVPRVGETPLDIRGEADRARTRGYADGFAEGRRIALDAAEHEQLLERQRMQELRDSYLQRRGSALAALDAAQAEYLRRVDEVTALSADRVEELAVDLATAILGVELSDAARSAAHALRRAVAEIPVDRWTGVTFSTRDLQTLQHDDPAALQGIPATASDTVDAGGAIVRIEDGAVDTRVSGALARARSALRGDDELEVIT from the coding sequence GTGTCCATCGTGCTCGACTCCGCCTTCACGCCCCTGGCGGTTCCGCGCGTGGGCGAGACTCCGCTCGACATCCGCGGCGAGGCCGATCGGGCGCGCACCCGCGGGTACGCCGACGGGTTCGCCGAGGGACGTCGCATCGCGCTCGACGCGGCGGAGCACGAGCAGCTCCTGGAGCGGCAGCGCATGCAGGAGCTCCGGGACTCGTACCTGCAGCGGCGCGGATCCGCACTGGCTGCGCTCGACGCCGCGCAGGCGGAGTACCTGCGGCGGGTCGACGAGGTGACTGCGCTCTCGGCCGATCGCGTGGAGGAGCTCGCGGTCGACCTGGCCACGGCGATCCTCGGGGTCGAGCTCTCGGATGCCGCGCGATCCGCCGCGCACGCCCTGCGCCGGGCCGTCGCAGAGATTCCGGTCGATCGGTGGACCGGCGTGACGTTCAGCACCCGTGATCTGCAGACGCTGCAGCACGACGATCCCGCGGCACTGCAGGGCATCCCCGCGACGGCATCCGACACGGTCGATGCCGGCGGAGCGATCGTCCGCATCGAGGACGGCGCGGTCGACACCCGCGTCTCCGGGGCGCTGGCGCGTGCGCGCTCGGCGCTGCGCGGCGACGACGAGCTCGAGGTGATCACGTGA
- the fliG gene encoding flagellar motor switch protein FliG gives MSLLTEMLDAQADTVEVSTASPPVASVPAQQMTGLRKAAIVLMNMDREASAEVLRHLGEERAEMLAAELTQLGGVDLASTARALGEFRRIATGGSVPSRGGQEFATGLLETAFGREKAVGMVGRVMSQGSVSFDFLNAADPAQLATIIEGELPTTVAVVLANLRADRAAAVLAALQDPLRTDVAQAIATMGTATQEAISIVADSLRARTGVFAMRDNHESIGGVQPLVEIINRSDTALEKSLLASLEGRDLALAEDIRSRMVTFADIARLEDRDAQRVLRGIDLRMLALALKGADEQILDKVKGNMTERNQENLAEETRALGPVRMRQVDEARAEIVRVIRELEAAEEITISREDEDELIE, from the coding sequence ATGAGCCTGCTGACCGAGATGCTCGACGCTCAGGCCGACACCGTGGAGGTGTCGACCGCGTCGCCCCCCGTCGCGTCGGTGCCGGCGCAGCAGATGACCGGGCTGCGCAAGGCGGCCATCGTGCTGATGAACATGGACAGGGAGGCGAGCGCCGAGGTGCTGCGTCACCTGGGCGAGGAGCGCGCCGAGATGCTGGCCGCCGAGCTCACGCAGCTCGGCGGTGTGGATCTCGCATCGACCGCCCGCGCCCTCGGCGAGTTCCGACGCATCGCGACCGGCGGCTCGGTGCCCTCGCGCGGCGGGCAGGAGTTCGCGACCGGCCTGCTGGAGACCGCGTTCGGGCGGGAGAAGGCCGTGGGCATGGTGGGGCGCGTGATGTCGCAGGGCTCCGTGTCGTTCGACTTCCTCAATGCGGCGGACCCTGCCCAGCTCGCGACGATCATCGAGGGCGAGCTGCCGACCACGGTGGCCGTCGTGCTGGCGAATCTCCGGGCCGACCGGGCCGCCGCCGTGCTCGCCGCTCTGCAGGATCCGCTGCGCACCGACGTCGCGCAGGCGATCGCGACGATGGGCACCGCGACGCAGGAGGCGATCTCCATCGTCGCCGATTCGCTGCGCGCGCGCACCGGCGTGTTCGCGATGCGGGACAACCACGAGTCGATCGGCGGCGTGCAGCCGCTCGTCGAGATCATCAACCGCTCGGACACCGCGCTGGAGAAGTCGCTGCTCGCGAGCCTCGAAGGACGCGATCTGGCCCTGGCCGAAGACATCCGCAGCCGCATGGTCACCTTCGCCGACATCGCCAGGCTCGAGGATCGCGACGCGCAGCGCGTGCTCCGCGGCATCGACCTGCGCATGCTCGCTCTCGCGCTCAAGGGCGCGGACGAGCAGATCCTCGACAAGGTCAAGGGCAACATGACCGAGCGCAACCAGGAGAACCTGGCCGAGGAGACACGCGCGCTGGGGCCGGTGCGGATGCGGCAGGTCGACGAGGCCCGCGCCGAGATCGTCCGCGTCATCCGCGAGCTCGAGGCCGCCGAGGAGATCACGATCTCCCGCGAGGACGAGGACGAGCTCATCGAGTGA
- the fliF gene encoding flagellar basal-body MS-ring/collar protein FliF, producing the protein MPTMLTGYYDRAKRVVGGFSLAQRTIAVIGIALLVMGAVALGAWLTRPQMSPLFTGLSAGDASAVVEQLKSAGVGYELTEGGATILVPDDQVYAQRLAAASAGLPGDTSAGYTLLDKMGVTASEFQQSVTYKRAIEGELAGTIGAMEGISTASVQLAIPEQSVFVSEQQSPTASVFVETRSGAALSDEKIEAIVHLTSASIPGMTPEDVAVTDQDGRVLSSVGTGLTGSSSKQATEHEAKVAASVSRMLETIVGPGNATVTVSADVANSTSERMDETYSAPEGDLSASEQTKTETYNGGQAGGTGVLGPDNIAVPNGGDGEGAYEFEETSRSNAVNKSTEKTVTPAGEVTRQTVSIALNRGAVTGVTANQIESLVASAAGIDVERGDEIAVEFVEFTQAGATAAQTALAAAEAEREQQFQQELLRSAIIGGSILLAVVILIVYLMVRRRMKRRVMYTDDGPIEYFATVTESEEQKLKSLRGLKDAEAIPLPAPTTLLPAASVDVDDEPEPDKVLVERRRREIDDLAKREPDAIASALADLMDEATV; encoded by the coding sequence ATGCCCACGATGCTCACGGGCTACTACGACCGCGCGAAGCGGGTCGTCGGCGGCTTCTCACTGGCCCAGCGCACGATCGCCGTCATCGGCATCGCGCTGCTGGTCATGGGCGCCGTCGCGCTCGGGGCCTGGCTGACCCGGCCGCAGATGAGCCCCCTCTTCACCGGACTCAGTGCGGGAGACGCGTCGGCGGTCGTCGAGCAGCTGAAATCGGCCGGCGTCGGATACGAGCTCACCGAGGGCGGGGCGACGATCCTCGTGCCCGACGACCAGGTCTACGCGCAACGTCTCGCAGCCGCATCCGCCGGTCTGCCCGGCGACACGAGTGCGGGGTACACGCTGCTCGACAAGATGGGGGTGACGGCGAGCGAGTTCCAGCAGTCGGTCACCTACAAGCGGGCGATCGAGGGCGAGCTCGCCGGCACGATCGGTGCGATGGAGGGGATCTCGACGGCATCGGTGCAGCTCGCCATCCCCGAGCAGAGCGTCTTCGTCTCGGAGCAGCAGAGCCCCACCGCCTCGGTGTTCGTCGAGACCCGCAGCGGCGCGGCGCTCAGCGACGAGAAGATCGAGGCGATCGTCCATCTCACGAGCGCCTCGATCCCCGGCATGACCCCGGAGGACGTCGCCGTCACGGATCAGGACGGTCGAGTTCTCTCCTCGGTCGGCACCGGCCTCACCGGCAGCTCGTCGAAGCAGGCCACCGAGCACGAGGCGAAGGTCGCGGCCTCGGTGAGCCGGATGCTGGAGACGATCGTCGGCCCGGGCAACGCGACCGTCACCGTCTCGGCCGATGTCGCGAACTCCACCTCCGAGCGCATGGACGAGACCTATTCCGCGCCGGAGGGCGACCTCAGCGCCTCGGAGCAGACGAAGACCGAGACGTACAACGGCGGCCAGGCGGGCGGAACCGGCGTGCTGGGGCCCGACAACATCGCCGTGCCGAACGGGGGAGACGGCGAGGGGGCGTACGAGTTCGAGGAGACATCTCGCAGCAACGCCGTGAACAAGTCGACCGAGAAGACCGTCACTCCCGCCGGAGAGGTGACCAGGCAGACCGTGAGCATCGCTCTCAACCGCGGGGCGGTGACCGGGGTGACCGCGAACCAGATCGAGTCGCTGGTCGCGTCGGCGGCGGGAATCGACGTCGAACGGGGCGACGAGATCGCCGTCGAGTTCGTCGAGTTCACCCAGGCCGGAGCGACGGCGGCGCAGACCGCCCTCGCGGCCGCGGAGGCGGAACGGGAGCAGCAGTTCCAGCAGGAGCTGCTGCGGTCGGCGATCATCGGCGGATCGATCCTGCTCGCGGTCGTGATCCTGATCGTCTATCTCATGGTGCGTCGCCGCATGAAGCGGCGCGTGATGTACACCGACGACGGCCCCATCGAATATTTCGCCACCGTCACCGAGAGCGAAGAGCAGAAGCTCAAGTCCCTCCGGGGGCTCAAAGACGCCGAGGCGATCCCGCTGCCCGCGCCGACCACCCTGCTGCCCGCGGCGTCGGTGGACGTCGATGACGAGCCCGAGCCCGACAAGGTGCTCGTCGAGCGCCGCCGCCGCGAGATCGACGACCTCGCCAAGCGGGAGCCCGACGCGATCGCCAGCGCCCTCGCCGACCTGATGGATGAGGCGACGGTATGA
- the fliE gene encoding flagellar hook-basal body complex protein FliE, which produces MSGPIDAVAAAGVGPLSALSFETGADAAGATASAGAFATSLTGAVENLQQLQSTSNELAVQAVTGDLQDIHQAMIASTRASVTLDLVVAVRDRSVSAFNEIMRMQA; this is translated from the coding sequence ATGAGCGGGCCGATCGACGCGGTGGCCGCCGCGGGCGTCGGGCCGCTGTCGGCGCTGAGCTTCGAGACCGGTGCCGACGCGGCCGGTGCGACGGCATCCGCCGGGGCTTTCGCGACGTCTCTCACCGGCGCCGTCGAGAATCTGCAGCAGCTGCAGTCGACCTCCAACGAGCTCGCCGTGCAGGCTGTGACCGGCGACCTGCAGGACATCCACCAGGCGATGATCGCCTCCACCCGCGCTTCGGTGACCCTCGATCTGGTGGTCGCCGTGCGAGATCGCAGCGTCTCGGCGTTCAACGAGATCATGAGGATGCAGGCCTGA
- a CDS encoding flagellar basal body rod protein FlgC: MTFDAIGIAGTGLTAHRKWLDALSDNIANVNTATPPGQEGFREKYVAVQAGTQSPGVYVAGIVESEAEGALVYDPEHPYANDDGYVQYPDVELGDQMSMLILAQRGYEANAAVVDRAKTTYEAALQIGRG; the protein is encoded by the coding sequence ATGACGTTCGATGCGATCGGCATCGCGGGCACCGGGCTGACCGCGCACCGCAAATGGCTCGATGCCCTCAGCGACAACATCGCGAACGTCAACACCGCGACGCCGCCAGGCCAGGAGGGGTTCCGTGAGAAGTACGTCGCCGTGCAGGCGGGTACCCAGAGCCCCGGGGTGTACGTGGCCGGCATCGTCGAATCGGAGGCCGAGGGCGCACTCGTCTACGACCCCGAGCATCCGTACGCGAACGACGACGGCTATGTGCAGTACCCCGACGTCGAGCTCGGGGATCAGATGAGCATGCTGATCCTCGCGCAGCGCGGCTACGAGGCGAACGCCGCGGTCGTGGACCGCGCGAAGACGACCTACGAGGCCGCGCTGCAGATCGGACGCGGCTGA
- a CDS encoding flagellar basal body rod protein FlgB, with protein MLESVTSSALISALDGLALRQRSIAENIANVNTPGYRAQRVQFEDELRTAVASGSGSVAATVDRSLEPTRLNGNNVNLDTETLSNIDTVLRFQFASQAIGGQAASISKAIGQASA; from the coding sequence GTGCTCGAATCCGTCACCTCCTCCGCGCTGATCAGCGCCCTCGACGGGCTGGCGCTGCGCCAACGCTCGATCGCTGAGAACATCGCCAACGTCAACACCCCCGGGTACCGCGCGCAGCGTGTGCAGTTCGAGGACGAGCTGCGCACGGCCGTCGCGAGTGGCTCCGGCTCGGTCGCGGCCACGGTCGATCGATCGCTCGAACCCACCCGGCTGAACGGCAACAACGTCAACCTCGACACCGAGACCCTCTCGAACATCGACACCGTGCTGCGCTTCCAGTTCGCCAGTCAGGCGATCGGCGGCCAAGCGGCGTCGATCAGCAAGGCGATCGGTCAGGCCTCCGCATGA
- the fliS gene encoding flagellar export chaperone FliS — MALTSLDRAKQQYLEQQVASATPERLLTLLYDRLLVDIDRAASAQDAGDWNAANTHLTHAQSIVAELHGSLTDAWDAAAELRSVYTYLTGRLISANISRDRAATLECRQLVAPLREAWHEAAALSAEAAPRVSALG, encoded by the coding sequence ATGGCACTCACCTCGCTCGACCGCGCCAAGCAGCAGTACCTGGAGCAGCAGGTCGCGTCCGCGACACCCGAACGCCTGCTCACCCTGCTGTACGACCGTCTGCTCGTCGACATCGACCGGGCGGCTTCCGCGCAGGATGCCGGGGACTGGAACGCGGCGAACACGCACCTCACACATGCCCAGTCGATCGTCGCAGAGCTGCACGGCTCGCTCACCGACGCCTGGGACGCCGCGGCCGAGCTGCGGAGCGTCTACACGTACCTCACCGGGCGCCTCATCTCTGCGAACATCTCGCGTGATCGCGCCGCGACCCTCGAATGCCGTCAGCTGGTCGCGCCCCTGCGCGAGGCCTGGCACGAGGCGGCCGCGCTGAGCGCCGAGGCCGCTCCGCGGGTCTCGGCTCTGGGCTGA
- the fliD gene encoding flagellar filament capping protein FliD, whose amino-acid sequence MKLDGLVSGLKTEELIKAMMDVSAIPKTLITNKIADRNSIITNLQSLNTTLQELVTKAKTAASATSLAAFTASSSSETVTVTAGAKASAFSTAVVVDAVATAHSLVTAAAGSTDWGGAFTVVGSDGKAVEVTPLGTGAQALAKAINDSQAGVSATVVPAGTDADGAPLSRIQLTSAETGAASRFTVHRGTAAEVAAGTSTDLGAQPGAALITQGADARIRLFAGTAAEQVLTHTGNTITVGEGIEVTVTAVSADPVTIGVTRDAKKQTTTAETFIKEIASLLTRIDKGSTATVGGVGETTTLGVFTGDSTVRNLRGALANAVQHPVDGISPSTIGITVSDKGVLSFDAEKFAAALAADAEGTQELFSGVAARLQGVTTQYSDKYDGLLTSRITGQEDEVKTLKTQVERWDVRLDQRRATLERTYAQLEVQLSKLQSQSSWLTSQLAGLSPSSDD is encoded by the coding sequence ATGAAACTCGACGGACTCGTATCAGGGCTCAAGACCGAGGAGCTCATCAAGGCGATGATGGATGTCTCGGCGATCCCGAAGACGCTCATCACGAACAAGATCGCCGACCGCAACTCGATCATCACGAACCTCCAGTCGCTGAACACCACGCTGCAGGAGCTCGTCACCAAAGCGAAGACGGCGGCGTCTGCGACCTCGCTGGCCGCGTTCACCGCCTCGTCGTCGTCCGAGACCGTCACGGTCACCGCCGGTGCCAAGGCCAGCGCCTTCTCGACCGCCGTCGTGGTCGACGCGGTCGCGACCGCGCACTCCCTCGTCACCGCTGCCGCCGGATCCACCGACTGGGGAGGCGCGTTCACCGTCGTCGGATCCGACGGCAAGGCCGTCGAGGTCACCCCGCTGGGCACCGGCGCTCAGGCCCTCGCCAAGGCCATCAACGACTCCCAGGCAGGGGTCAGCGCGACGGTGGTGCCCGCGGGCACGGATGCCGATGGCGCACCGCTCTCGCGCATCCAGCTCACCTCCGCCGAGACGGGTGCGGCCAGTCGCTTCACCGTGCACCGGGGGACTGCGGCCGAGGTTGCGGCAGGCACCTCCACGGACCTCGGAGCCCAGCCCGGTGCGGCGCTGATCACGCAGGGAGCGGATGCCCGCATCCGGTTGTTCGCGGGAACCGCCGCCGAGCAGGTGCTCACCCACACCGGCAACACGATCACCGTGGGCGAGGGGATCGAGGTCACCGTCACCGCGGTGAGCGCCGATCCCGTGACGATCGGCGTGACACGTGACGCGAAGAAGCAGACCACGACCGCCGAGACCTTCATCAAGGAGATCGCGAGCCTGCTGACCCGCATCGACAAGGGATCGACGGCGACGGTCGGCGGCGTCGGCGAGACGACCACCCTCGGTGTCTTCACGGGCGACAGCACCGTACGCAACCTGCGGGGCGCGCTGGCCAACGCCGTGCAGCATCCGGTGGACGGCATCTCTCCCTCGACGATCGGCATCACCGTCAGCGACAAGGGCGTGCTCTCTTTCGACGCCGAGAAGTTCGCGGCGGCCCTCGCCGCGGACGCGGAGGGTACGCAGGAGCTGTTCTCCGGCGTCGCTGCGCGGCTGCAGGGCGTGACAACCCAGTACTCGGACAAGTACGACGGGCTGCTCACCAGCCGCATCACCGGGCAGGAGGACGAGGTCAAGACGCTCAAGACGCAGGTCGAGCGCTGGGACGTCCGTCTCGACCAGCGCCGCGCCACGCTCGAGCGCACCTATGCCCAGCTCGAGGTGCAGCTGTCGAAGCTGCAGTCGCAGTCCTCGTGGCTGACGAGCCAGCTCGCCGGCCTCTCGCCGTCTTCGGACGACTGA
- a CDS encoding flagellin N-terminal helical domain-containing protein, protein MGLQIATNVGALNAYRNLSINQNDMSKSLEKLSSGLRINRAADDAAGLAISEGLRSQVNGLNVAARNAQDGISVIQTAEGALTEVHSILQRVRDLAVQAGSDSNNADSRIAIKTEIDTLGEELTRVAASTNFNGIKLLDSAATLTFQVGAGSEAAEDQIAVTLTDFSGLGAAIGGLTVDTAANALTTIAAIDTQITAVSTARAGLGAVQNRFESTINSLQVSAENLAAAKSRIADTDMAAEMVRYTASNILQQAGTAMLAQANQSGQGVLQLLR, encoded by the coding sequence ATGGGTCTTCAGATCGCAACCAACGTCGGTGCACTCAACGCGTACCGCAACCTCTCCATCAACCAGAACGACATGTCGAAGTCGCTCGAGAAGCTCTCGAGCGGTCTGCGCATCAACCGTGCAGCCGATGACGCGGCCGGCCTCGCGATCTCCGAGGGCCTGCGCTCGCAGGTCAACGGCCTGAACGTCGCCGCTCGCAACGCACAGGACGGCATCTCGGTCATCCAGACCGCGGAAGGCGCCCTGACCGAGGTCCACTCGATCCTGCAGCGCGTGCGCGACCTCGCGGTCCAGGCGGGCTCGGACTCGAACAACGCCGACTCGCGCATCGCCATCAAGACCGAGATCGACACGCTCGGCGAGGAGCTCACCCGCGTCGCGGCGAGCACGAACTTCAACGGGATCAAGCTGCTCGACAGCGCGGCCACGCTGACGTTCCAGGTCGGCGCGGGCTCGGAGGCCGCCGAGGACCAGATCGCCGTCACGCTGACGGACTTCTCGGGTCTCGGTGCCGCGATCGGCGGGCTGACGGTGGACACCGCCGCCAACGCGCTGACCACGATCGCCGCGATCGACACGCAGATCACGGCCGTCTCGACGGCTCGCGCCGGTCTCGGTGCGGTGCAGAACCGCTTCGAGTCGACCATCAACTCGCTGCAGGTCTCGGCCGAGAACCTCGCCGCCGCGAAGAGCCGCATCGCCGACACCGACATGGCCGCCGAGATGGTCAGGTACACCGCCTCGAACATCCTGCAGCAGGCCGGTACCGCCATGCTCGCGCAGGCGAACCAGTCGGGCCAGGGCGTCCTGCAGCTGCTCCGTTGA
- a CDS encoding sigma-70 family RNA polymerase sigma factor — MLSSSAVSADFTQRDDAPVSAERLARDNMPLATFLAVEKARSATHVDLDDLLSAARLGLARAAMTYDSSRGIPFGAFASSQINWAMLSEMRRADPAGERGRDKIERVRVAAEMILARTGRTATVAELAKESGLGADAVAEMMQLDEMVRSAVSFDEHFDVETGRQAVDLADSVILPEHAVEQSETRDMVNRVVDALPAAMQHVVRGIYLEDRTVKDIAEELEVSHAYVSKLRSRGLLLMREAMEAWEGGTTGDRSTTAKAGFFETLFGPARAETPASVEARARIATPVRAGALLAAV; from the coding sequence TTGCTGAGTAGTTCTGCTGTTTCCGCTGATTTCACTCAGCGTGACGACGCACCCGTCTCCGCCGAACGACTGGCACGCGACAACATGCCGCTGGCGACATTCCTGGCCGTCGAGAAGGCGAGATCAGCCACCCATGTCGACCTCGACGACCTGCTCTCCGCGGCACGTCTGGGGCTGGCGCGGGCGGCGATGACCTACGACTCCTCGCGCGGCATACCTTTCGGCGCGTTCGCGAGCAGCCAGATCAACTGGGCGATGCTGTCTGAGATGCGTCGGGCCGACCCCGCCGGTGAGCGCGGGCGCGACAAGATCGAACGTGTGCGGGTGGCCGCAGAGATGATCCTCGCCCGCACCGGGCGGACCGCCACCGTGGCGGAGCTCGCGAAGGAATCGGGCCTCGGCGCCGACGCCGTCGCCGAGATGATGCAGCTCGACGAGATGGTGCGCTCGGCCGTCAGCTTCGACGAACACTTCGACGTCGAGACGGGGCGGCAGGCCGTCGATCTCGCCGACAGCGTGATCCTGCCCGAGCACGCGGTGGAGCAGTCGGAGACGCGCGACATGGTGAACAGGGTCGTCGATGCCCTTCCGGCGGCGATGCAGCACGTCGTGCGCGGCATCTATCTCGAGGACCGCACGGTCAAGGACATCGCCGAGGAGCTCGAGGTCAGTCACGCCTATGTGTCGAAGCTGCGCTCGCGAGGTCTGCTGCTCATGCGCGAGGCGATGGAGGCCTGGGAGGGTGGCACCACGGGCGACCGGTCGACCACGGCGAAGGCCGGATTCTTCGAGACCCTCTTCGGCCCCGCGCGCGCCGAGACCCCCGCATCGGTCGAGGCACGGGCGCGTATCGCGACGCCGGTACGCGCCGGCGCCCTGCTCGCCGCCGTCTGA
- a CDS encoding VanZ family protein has translation MTGWTWQAWVGIIGGGLIFAAVLVPILVVQVRRYGALSFRRLLGAAGVSVYAVALVAYTLLPLPEVRANCAAGGGGVELIPGHSVGDILRETQGLSLLGTVTSRATLQVLLNVALFVPFGLIARRFWNCGPGVSIVLGALLSLAIESTQLTGAWGLYECAYRVADVDDLIANTTGAAIGVLLAPVLLAWMPSARSLKATRATPRPVTVWRRWFAMILDAVAVNIAVTVVSLVVVLPKLLLSRGEGPSVPDDALEAALVGAGAVVLVLVIPAVVSTGASIGQRLVWLRPEWPEDRRPLARSLARAGVVGLPYIAATTLGGLPQTVPLALQTVVGVVSIVSGLVVAIAVISVPFTRGHRGLSAALTGAELRDSRG, from the coding sequence ATGACGGGGTGGACGTGGCAGGCGTGGGTCGGGATCATCGGCGGGGGCCTGATCTTCGCAGCCGTCCTGGTGCCGATACTCGTGGTGCAAGTCCGGCGTTATGGTGCTCTGTCCTTCCGCCGTCTGCTGGGTGCGGCGGGAGTGAGCGTCTACGCGGTCGCCCTCGTGGCGTACACCCTGCTGCCTCTGCCGGAGGTGCGGGCCAACTGCGCAGCGGGCGGTGGGGGCGTGGAGCTGATCCCCGGCCACTCCGTCGGCGACATCCTCAGAGAGACCCAGGGGCTCTCCCTCCTGGGAACCGTGACGAGTCGCGCCACACTGCAGGTGCTGCTCAATGTCGCACTCTTCGTTCCCTTCGGGCTCATCGCCCGGCGGTTCTGGAACTGCGGGCCCGGGGTGTCCATCGTGCTGGGAGCACTGCTCTCGCTCGCGATCGAGTCCACCCAGCTCACGGGTGCATGGGGACTGTACGAGTGCGCCTATCGCGTCGCAGACGTCGACGATCTCATCGCGAACACGACAGGAGCGGCGATCGGCGTGCTCCTCGCTCCGGTGCTGCTGGCCTGGATGCCCAGCGCCCGCAGTCTGAAGGCCACCCGCGCGACGCCGCGACCCGTGACAGTCTGGCGCCGGTGGTTCGCGATGATCCTCGACGCCGTCGCCGTGAACATCGCCGTCACGGTGGTCTCCCTCGTCGTGGTGCTGCCGAAGCTCCTGCTCTCCCGTGGAGAGGGACCGTCGGTGCCGGACGACGCCCTCGAGGCCGCGCTCGTCGGCGCGGGTGCCGTCGTGCTCGTGCTGGTCATCCCGGCGGTCGTGTCCACGGGAGCCTCGATCGGCCAGCGTCTGGTATGGTTGCGCCCCGAGTGGCCGGAAGATCGGCGCCCCCTCGCCCGCAGCCTCGCCCGGGCCGGCGTGGTCGGGCTGCCCTACATCGCGGCGACGACCCTCGGCGGACTGCCGCAGACGGTGCCGCTCGCCCTGCAGACGGTGGTGGGTGTCGTCAGCATCGTCAGCGGGCTCGTGGTCGCGATCGCCGTGATCTCGGTTCCGTTCACCCGCGGTCATCGCGGTCTGTCCGCCGCACTGACCGGAGCGGAGCTGCGCGACTCGCGCGGCTGA
- a CDS encoding molybdopterin-dependent oxidoreductase, producing MGVISRGFGARRRESDDRLPPGQYLTEDFPVLSAGPTPRVSTDAWEFAVVGLDGIRRTWSWAQLHDLPLEDITTDIHCVTRWSKLGTRWRGVSLDHLLADAGDGDYTRVFSYGGYTTNVPRADLTGGRAWVAVEFDGEPLAAEHGGPARLLVPHVYFWKSAKWVHGLDLLEKDEPGFWEQNGYNMYGDPWKEERYW from the coding sequence ATGGGCGTGATCTCCCGGGGTTTCGGCGCACGGCGACGCGAGTCGGATGATCGACTCCCCCCGGGCCAGTACCTCACCGAGGACTTCCCGGTGCTCTCGGCGGGACCCACGCCTCGCGTCTCGACCGACGCGTGGGAGTTCGCCGTCGTCGGGCTCGACGGCATCCGCCGCACCTGGTCGTGGGCGCAGCTGCACGACCTTCCCCTCGAGGACATCACCACCGACATCCATTGCGTCACCCGCTGGTCGAAGCTGGGTACGCGGTGGCGCGGAGTGTCGCTCGACCACCTGCTCGCAGATGCCGGTGACGGCGACTACACGCGCGTCTTCTCCTACGGCGGGTACACCACCAACGTCCCGCGCGCCGATCTCACCGGGGGCCGTGCCTGGGTCGCCGTCGAGTTCGACGGCGAGCCGCTCGCGGCCGAGCACGGAGGGCCCGCACGCCTGCTCGTCCCCCATGTCTACTTCTGGAAGTCCGCGAAGTGGGTGCACGGCCTCGACCTGCTCGAGAAGGACGAGCCCGGATTCTGGGAGCAGAACGGCTACAACATGTACGGCGATCCGTGGAAAGAGGAGCGGTACTGGTGA
- a CDS encoding ferredoxin reductase: MTSSPMWLRARVTEVRRATPHGRVLSLQVDRWPGNLAGQHVDVRLTAEDGYQAVRSYSLASSGGGDVLELAVDELPDGEVSPYLVEDVRPGDELEVRGPIGAYFVWTPEQPEPVQLIAGGSGIVPLLAMAREHARSASTAPMRLLYAVRSADDAFYSAELDGLADATLTVDWAYSRTAPAGSPRPAGRVDAATIAASTLPVSLQPSVYVCGPTGFVEAVADLLVAAGHSPDRIRTERFGGA, encoded by the coding sequence GTGACCTCGTCGCCGATGTGGCTGCGCGCTCGAGTCACGGAGGTTCGCCGAGCCACGCCTCACGGCCGCGTGCTCTCCCTGCAGGTCGACCGCTGGCCGGGCAATCTGGCCGGGCAGCACGTCGATGTGCGTCTGACCGCAGAAGACGGATATCAGGCGGTGCGTTCGTATTCGCTCGCGTCCTCCGGTGGTGGAGACGTGCTCGAGCTGGCGGTCGACGAACTGCCCGACGGCGAGGTCTCGCCGTACCTGGTCGAGGATGTGCGCCCCGGCGACGAGCTGGAGGTGCGCGGTCCGATCGGTGCGTATTTCGTGTGGACACCGGAGCAGCCGGAACCCGTGCAGCTCATCGCCGGCGGATCCGGGATCGTCCCGCTCCTCGCGATGGCGAGGGAGCACGCACGCTCGGCCTCCACGGCACCGATGCGCCTGCTGTATGCGGTGCGCTCGGCAGATGACGCCTTCTACTCGGCCGAACTCGACGGTCTCGCAGACGCGACCCTCACCGTGGACTGGGCGTACAGCCGCACAGCCCCCGCGGGCTCCCCGCGACCGGCAGGCAGGGTGGATGCGGCGACCATCGCGGCCAGCACGCTCCCCGTCTCACTGCAGCCGTCGGTCTACGTCTGCGGTCCGACCGGCTTCGTCGAGGCGGTCGCAGATCTGCTCGTCGCGGCGGGCCACTCCCCCGACCGCATCCGCACCGAGCGCTTCGGAGGTGCCTGA